ATGCCGAAATGGCTGTTAAAGATTCCGGTTGTGGCTGCAGCTGTAGTTGTGGTTCCAAAAATAATCAAGACATTTCAAAAAGCATCGGTTATTCCGAAGAGGATCTTCAGTTAGCCAAAGGAGCTAATCTTGGCCTTGGTTGCGGCAATCCGG
This window of the Patescibacteria group bacterium genome carries:
- a CDS encoding arsenite S-adenosylmethyltransferase, producing the protein MQDDKKIKQIVKNKYAEMAVKDSGCGCSCSCGSKNNQDISKSIGYSEEDLQLAKGANLGLGCGNP